One part of the Rhizobium rhizogenes genome encodes these proteins:
- a CDS encoding iron chelate uptake ABC transporter family permease subunit has protein sequence MHTAVIDTLVFNRHARQRRRRLVIAVLSLLLIAAFALTLMLGQSFTPPGEVMRVLAGEDIAGVGFTVGQLRLPRALLSVLAGLSFGLGGVAFQIMLRNPLASPDIIGISSGASAAAVFAIVVMQLNGPLVSVFAVIAGLGIALLVYLLSFRNGVAGTRLILVGIGVSAMLESFIAYILSVAPAWTLQEAMRWLTGSVNGAKLAQTSPLLIALILFGGLLISRARDLEALRLGDDAAAALGVRVGKTRIIVIIAAVGMIAFATAVSGPIAFVAFLSGPIAARIVGSNGSLLVPAALVGAVLVLVGDYCGQFLLPGRYPVGVVTGALGAPYLIYLIVRVNRSGGSL, from the coding sequence ATGCACACTGCCGTCATCGACACACTGGTTTTCAACCGCCACGCCCGCCAGCGCCGGCGTCGCCTTGTCATTGCCGTCCTGTCGCTCCTGCTGATTGCCGCATTCGCCCTGACGCTGATGCTGGGGCAATCCTTTACGCCGCCCGGTGAGGTGATGCGCGTCTTGGCTGGCGAGGATATTGCCGGCGTCGGCTTCACCGTCGGGCAATTGCGCTTGCCGCGTGCGCTGCTTTCGGTGCTGGCTGGGCTGAGCTTCGGGCTGGGCGGTGTTGCCTTTCAGATCATGCTGCGCAATCCGCTTGCCAGTCCCGACATTATCGGCATCAGTTCCGGCGCGAGCGCTGCCGCTGTCTTCGCCATCGTTGTGATGCAGCTGAACGGGCCGCTTGTCTCGGTCTTTGCTGTCATCGCCGGTCTTGGCATCGCGCTGCTGGTCTATCTCCTGTCCTTCCGCAACGGCGTGGCGGGAACGCGACTCATCCTTGTCGGCATCGGCGTGTCCGCCATGCTCGAAAGCTTCATTGCCTATATTCTTTCCGTCGCGCCCGCCTGGACGCTTCAGGAGGCGATGCGCTGGCTGACGGGCAGTGTCAACGGCGCCAAACTTGCCCAGACGTCGCCGCTGCTCATCGCGCTCATCCTGTTCGGCGGGTTGCTCATCAGCCGTGCGCGTGATCTGGAGGCGTTGCGGCTCGGCGATGATGCTGCCGCCGCGCTCGGCGTGCGGGTTGGGAAAACGCGCATCATTGTCATCATCGCCGCCGTGGGCATGATCGCTTTTGCAACGGCGGTCTCGGGACCTATCGCCTTTGTCGCTTTCCTGTCGGGGCCGATTGCCGCGCGTATCGTCGGCAGCAACGGCTCGCTGCTCGTTCCCGCCGCACTTGTAGGCGCGGTGCTGGTGCTGGTGGGGGATTATTGCGGCCAGTTCCTGCTGCCGGGCCGTTACCCGGTCGGCGTCGTTACCGGCGCGCTGGGCGCGCCCTATCTGATTTACCTTATCGTGCGGGTCAACCGCAGCGGAGGCTCGTTATGA
- a CDS encoding iron ABC transporter permease, whose translation MTTPGADGAPTLPYAGRSGRRRMFWLGIVLALLAVLCALSVAIGTRDVSLADITAALAGRVETVAEAAVAVRLPRTVLALLAGAALGLAGAIMQGVTRNPLADPGILGVNMGASLAVVIAIVWFGIASSQAFIIAAIVGAGLSAVFVYVVGSLGRGGATPLKLALAGAATSVAFSSLVIAVVLPRSDIAGGIRAWQIGGVGGATFERIETVLPFLAAGFAISLLSARRLNSLALGDELAAGLGENVAVARAVASFGAILLCGAATAICGPIGFVGLVVPHLCRLLVGVDNRWLLPFSALGGACLLLAADIVGRIVARPSELDVGIVTALVGAPFFIWIVRRQRVREL comes from the coding sequence ATGACAACGCCTGGGGCCGACGGCGCTCCCACCCTGCCATATGCCGGCCGCTCCGGCCGCAGGCGCATGTTCTGGCTTGGCATCGTGCTGGCGCTTCTTGCAGTCCTTTGCGCGCTTTCGGTCGCCATCGGCACGCGTGACGTATCGCTGGCCGATATTACGGCGGCGCTTGCCGGCCGGGTCGAAACGGTTGCGGAAGCGGCGGTTGCGGTCCGCCTGCCGCGCACGGTGCTTGCGCTTCTGGCCGGTGCCGCACTCGGTCTGGCGGGAGCCATCATGCAGGGCGTCACCCGCAATCCGCTGGCCGATCCCGGCATTCTCGGCGTTAATATGGGTGCGTCGCTCGCCGTCGTCATCGCCATCGTCTGGTTCGGCATTGCGTCTTCGCAGGCCTTCATCATTGCCGCGATTGTTGGCGCGGGTCTTTCAGCCGTCTTCGTTTATGTTGTCGGTTCGCTGGGGCGGGGCGGGGCCACGCCGCTGAAACTGGCGCTTGCCGGTGCCGCCACATCCGTCGCCTTCTCCTCACTGGTCATCGCCGTGGTGCTGCCGCGCAGCGATATTGCCGGTGGCATTCGCGCCTGGCAGATCGGTGGTGTCGGCGGCGCGACCTTTGAGCGCATCGAGACCGTTCTACCGTTTCTGGCCGCCGGTTTCGCCATCAGCCTGCTTTCGGCGCGCAGGCTGAATTCGCTGGCGCTGGGTGACGAGCTCGCCGCCGGCCTTGGTGAAAATGTCGCTGTCGCCAGGGCCGTGGCCTCCTTCGGCGCCATTCTGCTCTGCGGTGCGGCCACAGCCATCTGCGGGCCTATCGGCTTTGTCGGGCTGGTGGTGCCGCATCTGTGCCGCCTGCTTGTTGGTGTCGACAATCGCTGGCTGCTGCCGTTTTCAGCACTCGGCGGCGCCTGCCTGCTGCTAGCCGCAGATATTGTCGGCCGCATCGTCGCACGGCCGTCCGAACTCGATGTCGGCATCGTCACCGCGCTGGTCGGCGCACCGTTCTTCATCTGGATCGTCAGACGCCAGCGGGTGCGTGAATTATGA